A window of Streptomyces profundus genomic DNA:
AGCGAGCCGGGCTCGACCAGCCGGGAGTCGATGACCACGGGGCCTGTCACGCGGGGCGGCGCCTGAGGTATGTCGTGCGGCTCTCCCCGCACGACCGTGGTGAGCTGAGCAACGGAAAGGGGGATCACTTCAGCGGGCCTCGCCTGGCTTCGGATGGGTGGTCGGGGGTTTCGCTCGGTGGTCCTGGGTGATGTGCCGCTCCCCCACGGCACGTTCGATCGCCGCGCGCAGCTCGACCCGGTCGTCGAAGGGCCGGATCACGCCGGCGATGTCCTGGCCCTGCTCGTGTCCCTTGCCGGCCACCAGCACGGTGTCCCCCGGCTCGGCACGGGCCACGGCGGCGCCGATGGCGGCTGACCTGTCCTCCTCCAGGAGGACGGTGCCACGCTCGTGCACCGGCACCTCGGCGGCGCCGGCGAGCATCGTGGCGAGGATCGCGAGCGGATCCTCGGAGCGCGGGTTGTCCGAGGTGAGCACGGCGGTGTCGGCCAGTCGGGCGAGAGCGGCGCCCATCGCCTGACGCTTGTGCGGGTCCCGGTCCCCCCCGCAGCCGAGCACCGCGTGCAGCCGTCCCTCGGTGACCTTGCGCAGCGCCTGGAGCACGGACTCCACGGCGGCCGGCTTGTGCGCGTAGTCCACCACGGCCAGATAGGGCTGGCCCGCCCGCACCCGTTCGAGCCGGCCGGGCACCCCCGGCACGGCGGCGATGCCACGGGCGGCGACCTCCGGGTCGACCCCGGCGGCGTCCAGCGCGGCGATGGCGCCCAGCGCGTTGGAGACGTTGAAGGGGCCAGGCAGCGGCGCGGTGGCCGACAGCCGGACGCCGCCGGGGCCGAGCACCGTGAACGTGGAGCCGACCGCGCCCAGTTCGACGTCGTCGGCGCGCCAGTCGGCGTCCGGGTGGCCCTCGGCCGAGTAGGTGGTGACGGGCACCCCTGACTCGGCGGCCAGCCGGCGGCCCCACTCGTCGTCCAGGTTCACCACGCCGGCCCGGGACCTGGCCTTGGTGAACAGCTTGGCCTTGGCCTGGAAGTAGTCCTCCATGTCGAGGTGGAAGTCCAGGTGCTCGGGGCTGAGGTTGGTGAAGACCGCGATGTCGAAGACGCAGCCGTCCACCCGGCCCATGGTCAGCGCGTGGCTGGAGACCTCCATGGCCACCGAGCGCACCCCGCGCTCCCGCATCACGGCGAAGAGCGCCTGGAGTTCGGTGGCCTCGGGGGTCGTCCTGGTGGACTTCACCCGCTCGTCGCCGATCCTGGTCTCCACGGTGCCGATCAGCCCGGTGCTCTCGCCCTCCTTGGCGGCCTCCCGCAGCCCGCCCTCGATCAGATAGGCGGTGGTGGTCTTGCCCGCGGTGCCGGTGACCCCGATCTGGAGCAGGTCCCGGCCCGGCTCGTGGTAGATGGCGGCGGCCAGCGCGCCCATCCGGGCGCGCGGCTCCGGCACGGTCAGCACCGGAAGACCGGTGGCCGCCGCGCGGTCGGTGCCGCTGGGGTCCGTGAGCACGGCGACCGCGCCCAGGCTCGCGGCCTGGGCGGCGAAGTCGGCGCCGTGGAACCTCGCCCCTGGCAGGGCCGCGTAGATGTCGCCCGGGAGCACCGCACGGGAGTCGTGGGTGATTCCGGTGACCGAGGGTCCGTCCGGCAGCTCGGCGCCCAGCTCCGAGGCCAGCGCCGCCAGGGGCACCGGCCGCAGCTGCCGGGGACGTGGGGCCGCCGGGAAATGATCAGCTTGTGCCACGGCGGTGAGCGTACCGGGCGGGCCGGGGGTGGAGCGAAACGAGGTGGACCGGTCGGTGGTGGTTCTCACGTGCCTGTGCTCCGCTTTCGTCGGATGGGGTGCTCCGCGTGTCCTTGGCCACGGGGGTGTCTCGCGTCTGGTCGGGACTCGTCTGGTCTCATCCGCGTCGTGTTCGTCCGAGGACTGTCCCAGGATCAGGTTGGTCCGAATCTTGTCGGTCCGTGGTCACTCACCGGCCGGGAACTACTCCTCCGGGTCGAAGGTGACGGGCAGGCCGGCGAACTCCGTTCCGGTCGGGGGCACCTGGAGCGCGGCCAGCGAGAACGCCATCACCTCGTTGAAGACCGGACCGCACACCTCGCTGCCGGTGTAGGCGCCCTCGGTGGGGTTCTGGACGGCGCAGTAGACGGTGACGCGGGGGGCGTCGGCCGGCGCGAACCCGGCGAAGGAGGAGGTGTAGCCCGAGTAGGCGCCGGTCTCCGGATCCACCCGGTTGGAGGTACCCGTCTTCCCGGCCACCCGATAGCCGGGGATTCGGGCGGCGGAGCCGGTGCCCTCCTCGCTGGCCACCACCGTCTCCAGCATCCGGGACAGCTGCTCGGCCGTCTCCTCGCCGACCACCCTGGTCCGCTCCGGCTCGGGGGCCGGCTCGAACTCGCCGTCCTCGCCGCTCCAGCCGCGCACCAGGGTGGGCGCGATCCGTTCGCCGCCGTTGGCGACCGTGGAGTAGACCGAGGCCGCCTGCACCGCGTTGACGGAGAGACCCTGGCCGAACGGGACGGTGTACTGCTGCGAGGCGTTCCAGTCGCCTGGCGGCGCGAGGATGCCCGCCGTCTCGCCCGGGAAGCCGAGCCCGGTCGGGCGGCCGAAGCCGAAGGCGTCCAGATACGAGTGGAGCACCTCGTTGGCCTCCGGCTGGGTCTCGCCCAGCTCCTCGGCGGCCAGGATGGTGCCGATGTTGCTGGAGTGGGCGAGCACGCCGGCGAGGGTGAGGTAGAGCGTCTCGTGCTCCTCGTGGTCGGCGAAGCTCCGGTCGGCGCGCGGCAGGCGGTTGGGCACCGTGACATGGGTGTCGGTGGCCGCGGCCTCCTCCTCCAGCACGGCGGCCATGGTGATCAGCTTGCTGGTCGAGCCCGGCTCGAAGGCGTCCTGGAGCGCCGGGTTGCCGAGCGCGTCGGGGTTGGCGCTCGCCACGTCGTTGGGGTCGTAGCCCGGGCTGTTGGCCAGCGCCAGGATCTCGCCCGTGGTGGTCTCCTGGACGACCACATAGCCGCCGTCCGCCTCGGACCGCGCCACCTGCTGGGCGATGGCGTTCTGCGCGGCCCACTGGATGTCGCGGTCCAGCGTCAACTCGATGTCGGAGCCGGGCACCGGCGGCTGCTCCCGCTCGCCGGCCGTGGGCACCCGCCGGCCACCCGACTGCGCGTAGGTGACGAGTCCGTCCTCGCCGGCGAGAGCCGCGTTGAGCTGCGCCTCAAGACCGCCGGCGCCCTCCCCCTCGCTGTTGACGAAGCCGAGCACGGCGGCGGCCAGATCCTCGTTGGGATAGACCCGTTTGGCGGTCTCGGTGGCGAAGACGCCGGAGAGCACCTGATCGCCCGTGCCCTTGCTGGCCTGTTCGGCGAGGGTGCCGCGCAGATCGCGGATCTGCCGCCAGGTCTGCGGGGTCTGCGCCCTGGCCAGCACCGCGTAGCGGCTGTCCTGGTCGTCGAGCAGATCGGCGAGCTCGGCCTCGTCGCGGCCCAGGATCGGCGCCAGCAGGGCGGCGGCCTGCTCGGGCGCGTCCGGCACCCCCGACTCCGCCTCGCTGAAGAGCAGCGGGTCGGCCGTGATGTCGTACGCGTCCACGGTGGTGGCCAGCGAGGTGCCCGAACGGTCCGTGATGTCGCCGCGTTCGGCGGCCAGCGGCACCGTCACATAGCGGTTGAGCGCGGCCTGCTCGGTGTAGGTGGCGGCGCCCACGGCCTGCACCTGGACGAGGCGGACCGCGAAGGCCAGCATGACCAGGGTCAGGCCGAGGCCCACCAGCCGCAGCCGGGGGCGCGGGTTGGCCAGCGGCAGCCCGCCGGAGCCGCCGCGCTCAGCGCGCCCCCGCCGTGGCCGTGGTGGTCTGGGGGAACTCATGGCACCTCCCCTTCGGTGGATGGTCCCTGACGGCCGCCGCCGGCGTGGACGAACGGGCCGACGTCCTGGCGTGGTTCACGGGGTCTGTCCTTCGGCGGGCGCGGTGGCGGGCGCGTCCGCCGGGCTGGTGGCACCGGGCGTCGGCTCGACCGGTGCCGGCGCGTCGTCGTCGGGGTCGGGGTCGGGGTCGGCGGCAGGGGCCTCGGGCGCCGGCTGCTCGGCGGGCGGCGCGGGAGCCAGGGGCTGGTCGGCCGACTCGGCCTGGGGGGCGATCGGCTCGCGCGGGAGCTCGTCGGCGGGCTCGGCCGGCTGCTCCGCCCCTTCCTCTCCTTCTCCCGCCGGTTCCTCCGGCTCCTCCGGCTCGGGCGCGGGGGCCGGGGAGTCGTCGCCCAGCACGGTCCCGTCGGGGCCGAGGAAGGCCGGCGGTCCGGCCGGGACCAGGCCCAGCTCCTCGGCGCGCTCGGCCAGCGCGCCCGGCGCCGAGTGGCCGTCGACCTCGGCCTGGAGCCGCTGCTGTTCGTCGGTCAGCTCCTGCGTCTCACGGCGCAGTTCGCTCAGCTCGAACGAGCCCTGGTTCAGGGAGGCGTTGAGGATCAGCAGCGCCAGCATGCCGGCGCCCAGCAGCACCACGACCAGCAGCACGAACGGGGTGCGGGCGGCCGTGGCGGCCTGCCCGGGGGCCAGCCCGGCGATCCGGGCCAACCGGGTCTGAGGTCCCGCGCGCCGGCTCATCCGGCCTCCCGGACGCGCTCGGCGGCGCGCAGCCGCGCGGGCGCGGCGCGCCGGTTCGCCTGGACCTCCTCTTCGGACGCCTGTTCGGCGCCTCGGGTGAGCAGCCGCAGCCGGGGCTGGTACTGCTCCGGGATCACCGGCAGTTCGGGGGGCGCCGTATGCGCGGCGCCGGCCGCCAGGACCCGCTTCACCAGCCGGTCCTCCAGCGAGTGGTAGGAGAGGACGGCGATCCGGCCACCGACGGCGAGCGCGTCGACGGCGGCCGGCATGGCCCGTTCCAGCACCGTCAGCTCGCCGTTGACCTCGATGCGCAGCGCCTGGAAGGTGCGCTTGGCCGGGTTGCCGCCGGTGCGCTTGGCCGCCTGTGGGAGCGCCTCCCTGATGAGGGCGACCAGCTCGGCGCTGGTGGTGAAGGGGGCGTTCGCCCGGCGCCGCACCACCGCCTCGACGATCTTGCGGGCGAACTTCTCCTCGCCGTAGGCGCGCAGCACCCGCACCAGCTCGCCCGGCGGGTAGGTGTTGAGCACATCGGCGGCGCTGGGGCCGCCGGTCTGGTCCATCCGCATGTCCAGCGGGGCGTCCCTGGCGTAGGAGAACCCGCGCTCGTCCTCGTCCAACTGCATCGAGGAGACGCCGAGGTCGAAGAGGACGCCGGCGACTCCCGGCACCCCCAGCCGGGCCAGCACATCGGGCAGTTCGTCGTAGACGGCGGGCACCAGGGTGGCGCGGTCGCCGAAGCGGGCCAGCCGCTCGCCGGCCAGGCGGAGCGCCTGCGGGTCGCGGTCCAGGCCGATCAGTCGGGCGCTCGGGAAGCCGTCCAACAGCGCCTCGCTGTGGCCGCCGAGGCCGAGGGTGCAGTCCACCACCACGGCCCCCGGGGCACCCAGCGCCGGGCCCAGCAGCTCCAGACAGCGGTGAAGCATCACGGGGCTGTGCCGGACTTCCGGCGGCCGGTCGTTGCTGGTCGTCATGCGCCTTCCGAAGGGGATCACGCGCCGTGTTCGAAGGGAGGTTCCGAGGGGAGGTGCGGCATGTGGCGGGCGATGACGGCGGCCTGCTCGCACGCCTCCCCGTGCGCGTCACACTAGCCCACCTGTTTCCCCGGTCAATCACTGAGGTTGATCGGGTGCGGCGTTTCGCCGTTTCGCCGAAACGGCGAACGTCACGTCGGCGAGGGGCCCGCCGAACGAGGCGCTGTGAGCCGCATCACCCCTGTTCCGGGCGTTCGCCCGCGATGCTCGTACTACCGTCGCGCGTATGTCGAAGACGGTCACAGACGAGTTGGTCAACGCCAATCTGCGCTATGCGCAGGACTTCACCGATCCCGGGATGAACGCCCGCCCCGTGCGCAAGGTCGCGATCGTCGCGTGCATGGACGCGAGGCTCGACCTGCACGCCGCGCTTGGCCTGGACCTGGGCGACTGTCATACCATCCGTAACGCGGGTGGAGTGGTGACGGACGACATCATCCGATCGCTGACGATCAGTCAGCGCGCGCTGGGCACGAGCTCCGTGGTGCTGATCCACCACACCAACTGCGGACTCCAGGAACTGACCGAGGACTTCCGGCAGCAGCTGGAGCGGGAGGTCGGGCAGAAGCCCAGCTGGGCCGTGGAGTCCTTCACCGACCTCGACCAGGACGTGCGGCAGTCGATGGCCCGTGTGCGGACATCGCCTTTCCTCCTCCACACTGATGACGTACGCGGTTTCGTGTTCGAAGTGACAACCGGTCTCCTGCGGGAGATCGACCCGTCCGGCGCCTCCAGCCGGTGAGCCGCGCGTGCCCGCCTTCGGACGGCGGTCGCGCGGGTGAACGCCGAGGTCGGCAGGGGGTCGGCGGGTGGATGAGAAGTCCCCTCCGGGGGCGCCGGTGCCTCGGACCGGGGCATGGACAAGGGTGGAGGATGGCCGGTTGACGACCTATGAGGACCATTCGAAGGTCACCGATCTGAGCGCCACGACGGAGCAGGTGCGCCGTGCCGTGGAGAGCGTGATCGAGGGCAAGCCGGAGGTGGTCCAGCTGTCCCTCACGGTGTTGCTCGCCGGAGGGCACCTGCTGCTGGAGGACGTGCCGGGGGTGGGCAAGACCATGCTGGCGAAGGCGCTGGCCCGGTCGATCGACTGCTCGGTGCAACGCATCCAGTTCACCCCCGACATGCTGCCGTCGGACATCACCGGCGTGAGCGTCTTCGACCAGACGCGCAAGGAGTTCGAGTTCAAGCCGGGCGCCATCTTCGCGCAGATCGTGATCGGCGACGAGATCAACCGCGCCTCGCCCAAGACCCAGTCGGCGCTGCTGGAGTCCATGGAGGAGCGCCAGGTCACCGCCGACGGGCACACCTACGAACTGCCCGAGCCCTTCATGGTGATCGCCACCCAGAACCCGGTGGAGATGGAGGGCACCTATCCGCTGCCCGAGGCGCAGCGGGACCGTTTCATGGCGCGTGTATCCGTCGGCTATCCGAGCCCGGAGGCCGAGGTGCGGATGCTGGAGCACCAGGCGGGCGGCCCGCGGATCGACGCGCTGCGCCCGGCCGCCCACGCGGACGAGATCCTCAAACTGATCGAGACGGTGCGGCAGGTGCATGTCTCGGACCCGGTGCGGCGCTACGCCGTCGACCTGGCCGTGGCCACCCGCAACCACCCCGAGCTGCGGCTCGGCGCCTCGCCGCGTGCCACGCTGCACCTGCTCCAGGCCGCCAAGTCGGCGGCGGCGCTGGCCGGGCGTGGCTTCGTGCTCCCCGACGACGTACAGCGACTGGCCATCCCGGTGCTGGCCCACCGGCTGCTGCCCAGCCCTCAGGCCCAGTTCAACCGGCGGAGCACGGAGCAGCTGGTGGCGGACATCCTGCGGCAGACCCCGATGCCCGACCCCTACGGCGCCCAGCGGCCCCGGGGCTACTGATGGCCGCCTCCTGGCCCGGCGCAGGTGCCGGGACGCCGGTGAGCCAGGACGCGGAGGAGCGGGGCCCGCTGCGGGCCGCGTTCGCCGGGCTGACGACGCGCGGGCGTTCGTTTCTGGCCGCCGGCGTGGCGTCGGCGGCCTGTGCCTATGTCCTGGGCCAGCCCGACCTGTTGCGGGTCGGCGCGCTGCTGTACCTGCTGCCGGTGATCGCCGTGCTGACGCTGTACCGCACCAGGGGCCGGGTGACGGCGACGCGCTGGCTGGAGCCCACCCGGGTGCCGGCCGGGCAGGAGTGCCGGGTGTATCTGCGGATGGAGAACACCACCCGGACGCCCAGCGGGGTGCTGATGCTCCAGGACCGGGTGCCCTACGTGCTGGGGCCCCGGCCGCGTTTCGTGCTCGACCGGATCGAGCCGGGTGGGCGGCGCGAGGTCAGCTACCGGGTCCGCTCCCAGCTGCGGGGCGTCTATCCGCTGGGGCCGCTCCAGCTGCGGCTGGCCGACCCGTTCGGCATGGTCGAACTGACCAGATCGTTCCGGGCCCACGACACCATGACCGTGCTGCCCGCCATCGAGCCGTTGCCGCAGGTGCGGCTCGGCGGCGGCGCCCGGGGGGCGGGCGCGGGGCGCCGGCAGGCGTTGGCCCTGGCCGGCGAGGACGATCTGATCCCGCGCGCCTACCGGCACGGCGACGATGTGCGCCGGGTGCACTGGCGGTCCACCGCGCACCGTGGCGCCCTGATGGTGCGCCGCGAGGAGTCCCCGCACCAGGCACGGTGCACGGTGCTGCTGGACACCAGACGCGCGGGCTATGTGCTGGGCGGCACGTCGGCCCCGTTCGAGCGGACCGTGTCGGCCGCCGCCTCCGTCATCTCCCATCTGGCGCAACAGAACTACGAGGTCACGCTGTTGACGGACACCGGCGCCCAGCTGCCCCCGCCGGGCGGCGGTGGGGACGCGATGGAGCTGGCCGCGCGGCTGATGGACTTCCTCGCGGTGGTGGACCACTCCGACGAGCCGGGCTTCGAACGGGCGCTGGCCGCGCCGCGCGGTGCCGATCCCGAACTGCTGCTCGCCTTCCTCGGCTCGGTCGACGCCGGCTCGGCCGCGCTGCTGGGCAGGATGCGGCAGCGGTCCACCGGCGGCGTGGCCCTCGTCGCGGCCGGCCAACTGGATCCGGCGATCGAGAACGAACGGCTGGCGGCGCTGCGGCGGGCCGGCTGGATCGCGCTCGCCCAGCACCCGGGTGTGCCGCTGGCCTCCCTCTGGGAGCAGGCGGCGGGCGAACTGTCGAGCACGGGCGGAGGGCGAGCGTGACCGGCACCCCCGGATACGGCGACATCAGGACGACCGCCGCGGCCTGGCTGGCCACCCTGCTGGCCGCCGCCTCGCTGCTGCCGCTGGTCGACGACAGCGACTGGCTGCTCCAGGCCGGGCTGCTACTGGCGGTGGTGTCGGGGGCCGGCGTCCTGCTGCGGCTGACGCGGCTCCCCGCCGGCCTGATCGCGCTCTGCCAACTCCTGCTGAGCCTGGTGCTGCTCACCGCCGCCACGGCCAGCGAGTACGCGGTGGCCGGCTTTCTGCCGTCGCCCGCCGTGTTCGACCGGTTCGGGCAGCTGATCAGCATCGGAGCGGACGACATAGGCCGCTACTCCACCCCGGCGCCGGCCACCACCGGCATCCGGCTGATGGTGATCGGCGGGGTGCTGCTGATCGGCCTGCTGGTCGACCTGCTCTCCGGCGCGCTCCGCAACGCGGCGGCGGCCGGGCTGCCGCTGCTGGCGCTGTACTCGGTCGCGGCCGGCGTCGGCCAGGGCGCCGCCGGCTGGAGCTACTTCGGCCTGGCGGCGGCCGGCTATCTGCTGCTGCTCCTCAGCGAGGGCCGAGAACGGGTGACGCGGTGGGGCCTGTTCTTCGGCAGCCTCGGCGGCGGACGGTGGATGACCGCCAGGGACCACGCCCAGGCCGCCGGCCCCCGGCTGCGCAGCGGGCGGCGCATCGGCGCGGTGACCCTGGGCGTCGCGCTGCTGGCCCCGACGCTGCTCCCCACCCTGGACGAGGGCCTGCTGGATCTGAACGGGGACGGGGGCGCCAACAACGCCGCCGGCGTCGCCGTCAACCCGGTGGTGGCCCTCCAGGACCAGCTCAACCAGCCGCAGAACCTCGAACTGCTGAGCCACCGCACGGACTTCGCCACGCCCTCGGACATCTATCTGCGGCTGGTGGCGCTCGACCAGTTCAACGGGACCCAGTGGGCCTCGTCCGAGTGGCACGAGGACGACGCGCCCCCGGCGCCCTGGGCGGTGCCGGGGCTGTCGCCCGAGGTGGCGGTGGAGAGCGCGGTGACCGAGATAGAGGCGTCCGCCGCCTACGCCCAGCGGTCCCTGCCGGTGCCCTATCCGGCGATCTCGGTGCGGGCCGAGGGCGACTGGTCCTTCGACCGGGGCTCGCAGACCCTCGTCTCGCACAACTCCTCGCTGACCACCAGCGGCCTGCGCTACCGGGTCGAACACCTCGTGGTGACGCCGACCCGCGAACAGCTGGCCGGGGCGCCCGAGCCCCGCGAGGACTTCCAGGAGTACTACACCCGGGTGCCGGACACGCTGCCGCAGGAGGTCGCCGCGACCGCGGAGGAGGTCACGGCGGGAACCACCAACCACTACGAGCGGGCGGTGGCGCTCCAGGAGTGGTTCACCTCAAGCGGCGGCTTCCGCTACGACACCACGGTGGAGTCGGGCAGCGGCAACGACGCGATCGTCAACTTCCTCAATCAGAAGGAAGGTTTCTGTGTCCACTTCGCCTTCACCATGGCGTCGATGGCACGGACTCTTGGCATCCCGTCCCAGGTCGCGGTCGGGTTCACCCCCGGCAGGGCGACACCGGGCGGCTACTACCAGGTCGGGGCGCACAACGCGCACGCCTGGCCCGAGCTGTACTTCGAGGGTGTGGGCTGGGTCCGGTTCGAGCCGACGCCGGGACAGGGCAACGCGCCCGGCTACACCCTCCCCGAGCGGGTCGAGCCCGACGACGGGCCCACGCCCGAGCCGGAGCCTTCGGAACGCCCCGAGCCGACCGAACCCTCCCCCTCCCCCTCGCCCACCACCCCGGACCGCTGCGACCCGGCCGTCGACGGGAACTGCGGCGACGAACCCGTCACGCCCGAGCAGGACCGGGACGAGGCCGGCTTCGCCTTCTGGCCGCTCGCCTGGGGCGGCGGCGGGCTGCTGCTGGCCCTGGTCCTCGCCGGCCCGCTGCTGTGGCGGGCCAGGCAACGGGCCCGGCGGCTGCGGCCGGACGCCGGCCCGCTCGGCGCCTGGCGCGAACTGACCGCCAGCGCCTGGGACTACGGCATCACGCCGGTGGCCAGCGAGACGCCCCGGCAGACGGCCGAACGGATCATCCGGGTCGCGAAGCTGCCCCCCGAGTCGGCGGCCGGCGTCCGGGAGTTGGCCACGGCGGTCGAGGCCGAGCTGTACGCGCCACCGGAGGACCGGGCACCGTCCTCGGCCGGCTACACCCCCCAGATCACGGCGGCCCGCACCGGCCTGGCCACCGACCTCCCCCTCCTCACCCGCCTCCGCGCCCGCCTCCTCCCCCGCTCCACGCCTGCCGGCGGCTAGCGGACTCGGAACTCCCCAGCCTTCGTCCGGGGGGTGCCCGGGGGAACTCCCGGACGCCAGGCCGGGGCAGCCGCTCGCTGGCCACGAAGAACCAACGACGCACCCCCGGGCCGCGCACCGGCGGTGCGCCAGGCCGAGGACCGGCCCGTTCCCGCCCGGGCGGCGTCCGGGCGGGGAGGGCTGTGCCGCCGGCGGCGGGCGCGGGCGCGACACGCCAGGCGGCGCGGTGCCCGACCCGGGCGGCGGTCCCGCCGTGGCGCGCCACGGCGAGGCCGGCGGGGGCTCCGGGGCACCCGCCCCTCGCCGCCCTGCCACCGCACGGCCCGGCACCGGCGTGGCACGGATGGCCTCGGCCCACCCGGCGGCGGGGCCAGCCCGCGTCAACGGCGAACGCCCCCGGGGGAAGCCGCCCCGCGCGGCGGTGGCGTGGCGCGCTGGGTCTCGGCCGGACCGGCCCGCGGGGCCCGGTGGCGTGCGCGGTTCGTGGATCTCCGGGCGGCGGCGCCAGTCGGGTGAACCGGCATGGCCGCCGGCGGCGGCGGTGTCCTCGCCGGAGACTCCGAGGCAAGGCGTCCGGCCGCCGGCGGAGCACCGTTCGGGGCATCTACTCCGAAGGAGTGAAGGCGTACGACATGGCGAGGGACCGCCCCTGCGAGGGCGGCCCCTGGTGTGGCGCGCTTCGGGAAGTGCCGGGTGGCCCGGCCGTCACTCGTCGCGCGCGTCCCTGCGACGCTGCCAGCGGTCCTCGATCCGCGTCATCATGGACCGCCGTTTGGTGCCGCGCTGGCGGCGACCGCCCGTGGCCGGGCGGCCCTGCGGCTCGCCCTGTTGCACGGGCACCCTGCGCCATCCGGTGACCGCGATCACCGCGCAGCCGAGCATGATCAGAAAGCCGATCACGCTCAACCAGATGAGCTGAGCGACCATGCCCCCCATGAGGAGGCCGATGCCCAGCACGAAGCCGGCGATCGCCTGGTAGACCCGCTTGCGCGTGACGGTGCGCAGCTCGGTGCCCTCAAGCGTTGTCGCGAATTTGGGATCTTCGGCGTACAGCGCGCGCTCCATTTGTTCGAGCATGCGCTGCTCGTGGTCCGAGAGCGGCACGGAGTCCTCCTACTCGTCGGTCGCGGTGGCGACCGTTTCCGACCCTTCAAGGATAGGCAGGTAAGTGTTCCTGTGAAACCCACCCCTGTACGCCAATATCGCCCACCAACCAGCACGCGGGACACCCCGGGGATGGTCCTCTTCTTCCCCTGGTTGCCATCGGTCATGCCGGAGGGCTGATCCCGATGATACGAGGAGTCTGGCTATGCTTCGCCCGGAAGCTCGGCCAACACATGGAGCTGTCCCGCCACCGCCTGAAAGGCCGGGTGCGCGGCGGCCTCCGCCTCCAGGCGGGCGAGCGCCTCCACGCCGTCCGACGCCCCGTCCAGCAGGGTGCCGGGCAGCAGGTCGGCGAAGATCCGCACCCCGTGCACCTGGCCGGGCACCAGGCCGGCGCCGGTGACGAGCGTGGTGAGCCGCGCCACCGTGAAGCGGTGCGGCACCGGGTCCCCCGCGCCCCAGCGGCCGGCCGGGGCGGCGAGGGCCGTCCTGGCCTCCGTGAACCGGCCGGCGAGCGCCCGGGAGAGCACCGCCCCGCCGACGCCGGCCGTCAGCAGGCTCAGCGTGCCGCCGGCAGGGCGCAGCGCGCCGGAGACGGCGAGCAGGCCGGCGGCCGGATCGTCCACGTACTCCAGCACGCCGTGGCAGAGCACCAGATCGAACCCGCCGCGCCCGGCGACCTCCAACACGTCGTGGGTGTCGCCCTGGACCCCGCGCACGGCGTGGGCGACGCCCTTCTCCGCCGCTCTGCGCTCCAGGGCGAAGAGGGCGTCGGGGCTCGGATCGACCACCGTGACCCGGTGTCCGAGGCCGGCCACCGGGACGGCGAAGCTGCCGCTGCCGCCGCCCATGTCGAGGACCTCCAAGGAGGCGCTGCCGGCCCGCTCGGAGCGGTCCAGCAGTGCCCGCCGCAGGACATCCCACACCACCCCCGTACGCGATGTGGCGTGCGGCCCGGACAGCGGATCACCCGCGTGACGGGCGCTCGACTGTGACGGCATGGCGCGGGGCTCCTCGCTGTGACGGGGAAGGGGCTCCCCCAGCCTACTTCGCGGTCGACC
This region includes:
- a CDS encoding DUF3040 domain-containing protein — its product is MPLSDHEQRMLEQMERALYAEDPKFATTLEGTELRTVTRKRVYQAIAGFVLGIGLLMGGMVAQLIWLSVIGFLIMLGCAVIAVTGWRRVPVQQGEPQGRPATGGRRQRGTKRRSMMTRIEDRWQRRRDARDE
- a CDS encoding methyltransferase codes for the protein MPSQSSARHAGDPLSGPHATSRTGVVWDVLRRALLDRSERAGSASLEVLDMGGGSGSFAVPVAGLGHRVTVVDPSPDALFALERRAAEKGVAHAVRGVQGDTHDVLEVAGRGGFDLVLCHGVLEYVDDPAAGLLAVSGALRPAGGTLSLLTAGVGGAVLSRALAGRFTEARTALAAPAGRWGAGDPVPHRFTVARLTTLVTGAGLVPGQVHGVRIFADLLPGTLLDGASDGVEALARLEAEAAAHPAFQAVAGQLHVLAELPGEA
- a CDS encoding transglutaminase TgpA family protein, encoding MTGTPGYGDIRTTAAAWLATLLAAASLLPLVDDSDWLLQAGLLLAVVSGAGVLLRLTRLPAGLIALCQLLLSLVLLTAATASEYAVAGFLPSPAVFDRFGQLISIGADDIGRYSTPAPATTGIRLMVIGGVLLIGLLVDLLSGALRNAAAAGLPLLALYSVAAGVGQGAAGWSYFGLAAAGYLLLLLSEGRERVTRWGLFFGSLGGGRWMTARDHAQAAGPRLRSGRRIGAVTLGVALLAPTLLPTLDEGLLDLNGDGGANNAAGVAVNPVVALQDQLNQPQNLELLSHRTDFATPSDIYLRLVALDQFNGTQWASSEWHEDDAPPAPWAVPGLSPEVAVESAVTEIEASAAYAQRSLPVPYPAISVRAEGDWSFDRGSQTLVSHNSSLTTSGLRYRVEHLVVTPTREQLAGAPEPREDFQEYYTRVPDTLPQEVAATAEEVTAGTTNHYERAVALQEWFTSSGGFRYDTTVESGSGNDAIVNFLNQKEGFCVHFAFTMASMARTLGIPSQVAVGFTPGRATPGGYYQVGAHNAHAWPELYFEGVGWVRFEPTPGQGNAPGYTLPERVEPDDGPTPEPEPSERPEPTEPSPSPSPTTPDRCDPAVDGNCGDEPVTPEQDRDEAGFAFWPLAWGGGGLLLALVLAGPLLWRARQRARRLRPDAGPLGAWRELTASAWDYGITPVASETPRQTAERIIRVAKLPPESAAGVRELATAVEAELYAPPEDRAPSSAGYTPQITAARTGLATDLPLLTRLRARLLPRSTPAGG
- a CDS encoding DUF58 domain-containing protein — protein: MAASWPGAGAGTPVSQDAEERGPLRAAFAGLTTRGRSFLAAGVASAACAYVLGQPDLLRVGALLYLLPVIAVLTLYRTRGRVTATRWLEPTRVPAGQECRVYLRMENTTRTPSGVLMLQDRVPYVLGPRPRFVLDRIEPGGRREVSYRVRSQLRGVYPLGPLQLRLADPFGMVELTRSFRAHDTMTVLPAIEPLPQVRLGGGARGAGAGRRQALALAGEDDLIPRAYRHGDDVRRVHWRSTAHRGALMVRREESPHQARCTVLLDTRRAGYVLGGTSAPFERTVSAAASVISHLAQQNYEVTLLTDTGAQLPPPGGGGDAMELAARLMDFLAVVDHSDEPGFERALAAPRGADPELLLAFLGSVDAGSAALLGRMRQRSTGGVALVAAGQLDPAIENERLAALRRAGWIALAQHPGVPLASLWEQAAGELSSTGGGRA